In Chanos chanos chromosome 14, fChaCha1.1, whole genome shotgun sequence, the sequence ATGCTGCCCGTGTTGAAGCTCTGTTTTCCTTTGTAGCTGTGCGAGAACCTTCCACGGAGATGGAGAACGAGGAGAAGATTCGTCTGGAGGCGCGGCGGCGACTGGAGGAGCAGCTTAAACAGTACCGAGTTCAGAGACACAAGGAGAGGGTGAGTGATTCACCGCAATCACATTAAAAGAGAtaacagactcttttttttttttttttttctttatctacCTGATCATCTTCTGCAGATATTGAATGCTGTTCAGAGTATGGTGAATTGCAGTCATAAAGTAATATCAACATAGTTTACAcgtttgaaaaagaaaacgattcaaggagaagagatgaaagtCCGTTTGACCACAAGCGCTTTTGCGGCATACCAAACCCCAAAGCCGTAAGAATAAAAGCAGAGAGCAAGAATCTGTGACTGAAGTGGAAAGACGTCCAATGCCTTTGTTATTACTGGAATGTTTTTAATcttgcttttcaaaaaaagaacatttacgAAACTCTGTTTTGACACTGAATCATGGAGTCCCCATTTCTTTAAGTGTGGTGTgatggcagtttttttttttttattggtatCTCAGTGTTCTGTTGATTGTACTCTAGGCTTTGTCATCATCccaaatgggtttttttcaaAGCCTAAATCAGGTCTGAATTGTTTTCCTAAAATCCTGCAGTTGCATAAGACTGTTAACTTGAACGGTTGACTGACCTTACTGCCAATTTACTGCCAATATCCATAAAGAATGTTTTAGGATGGAAAGCCAGCAATGACGTCGTAAAGAATGATTTGGAATGGAAAACTAGTAGCAACCTTCCGTGAGGAGTGTGCCAGTCCAGCACAGATCCGAGTCGGAAAACTGTGATTCACTATAATCCTGAATGTATAGTAGCTCTTCTTTAGCCCTTATTGTTACTGCTGTCACTCTGCCTCTTGCATGCAGTGCATTGTTCAATAACTGGTCTTTGTACGTATTGTGTTCCCCTCTGCTACATTGTTCTCATTTCCACTCTGTTAGTGTTTTAACTAAAGCTGTATTATTGTAGCCTTTAGCAAAAACGCGGAACATGTGTTGTAGTTTTGTGTTCTTTAGAAATTCGTGCTGATCTACACTTACATTATCCACCTGttaactgtaaatgttttttgttttttttggtaagtCGCTCTAGATAAGAACGGTTGCTAAATTGATAAATGTGCTGTAAACTCCTTGTGATGTTTTGTAATGGGTTGTAATGTTTTGATCTGTTCTCTGTTGATGTTTCAGTCACATCACCGGTCCACACCGAAGAGTCGCCCCTCCAGCACTCTGGACCCGGAACTTATGCTGCACCCTGAGGCACTTCCACGGGCCAGCGCCGTTGCCATGACGAAAGAGTACTCCTTCCTGCGGACGAGCGTCCCCAGGGGTCCCAAACTGGGAAGTCTGGGAATACCTCCGGCCAAAGAGAGGAAGTCCAAGTCGTCGCGTTCCAGCAAGATCCAAACCTTGGCGGACCTGAAGACCGCGGAGGCCGAGGGCAAGACAGTGGAGGCGTCCGTCTCCGTTTCGGCCGACTCCTCTTTCGGGTCAGTGCAGTCCGTCATGAGTTCCGTTTCCACTGTGTCGGAACTCAGCGTCACCACTGAGACCGACTCCCTGCAGGAGTCCTCTCTCCCAATCAGGGACAACGTCTCTGAGGTGGACGGCAGTGAGTCGGGCCATAGGCACGATGGGAATGACAGCGATAGCTCGTCCTACAGCAGCGTGTCGGCCACGGGCACTTACAACATGCTGTCGGCCGTGGTGAACCGACCGAAGGCTCCCTACAcggtggaggggagggagatTGCTCCTGAAGCAGTGGGGCAGTTCCCCTCGCTGCATGAGGTGCTCCAGGCCGCCAGCGAAGAGCAGCGGATGGCGGACatggagcaggagcaggacGGAAGCATAGAACCACGCAGTCGCAGGGATAGTTTCTCCAGCAGGTACAGAATTCCAGAAACTGGTGTAGCTGCCTTTGAGTACGATGCATTTGGGAAATTCTTGGTAGTTCCTTTGTAGCATCAGAAGAGGAATAATTTTTAGTTCTAGAATTCATTCATTGTTCAAAGTTTTGTCCTTGGAACCCCGAATAGAAGTGATTCTAGTCTAAAATTCTAGAATGCACAGTTTCTGGTATTCCTCAGTAACATAGTACAAACTGTTGTTCTCTTGACAGTGTGTCGTTTGGAAGCTCCGTGCTGGGTACCCATGATGAAATGCTACAGgttctgaaagagaaaatgagacttGAAGGCCAACTGGAGTCCCTTTCCTCAGAAGCCAATCAGGTAGCTCTTAAACTCTCTGACACCATAAACCAAATGATGTGTTTGGACAGCACAGGCCCTGCTGAATTCCTGTTTTCAACTGCAAGTTCAAATATTCACTCTCAGAAACAAAGTTGGACAGCAGCCTAGTAATTGACCACTCCAGTGACCCTCAAAACCCAAATCCTCTTAGCTGAGCAAGTGACCCATTTGAGGTCAGGCAGCACACACCATTTGGAcattccatttgttttcttcaggcCCAACGTTCTAGAATTTGATCCTTGAGTATTCCAGCGAACCACGACACATAACAAGAACTCTTGCTTATCTTTCATCAGGGCTTGCTTTAAAATCTTTACTTTACTTTAGTTGCTAGGAGAATAAATTGAAGGAAAGAACGCTGATGTCTCTCAAGGAGCTATAGAATctcagaaatgtgtttaaaattAGGTGTTCAATCACCTGTAACTCTGGGCCTGCAGTGAAATGGTGAATAGATTATAGAATTAACCACCCTCTGAGTTGTTACGCCTGTAGAGTTGGCGTTAACACACAGCCTGACCCCAGTATCATCCACTGCACTTAGGAACATCTGGGTATGATTATCTCTCCACCATTTGTTGCTCTCCAGGCTCTGAAGGAGAAGACTGAGCTCCAGGCCCAGTTGGCGGCAGTGAACGCCCAACTTCAGGCCCAGGCAGAGCAAGCCCAAGCCAGCCAGGAGAGACAGAGCGCCCTGACTACGGAGGTGACGTCACTGCGGACGAACTGCGCCCAGCTGGAACGCGCCATGGTGGAACTCCAGAGCAACCTGGAGAGCAAAAACGCCAGTTTGACGTCACTGGGCAACGACCTGCAGGTGTCCGAAGAACAGTACCAGAGGCTCATGGGAAAAGTGGAGGAGATGCAGCAGGCTCTGCTTTCTAAGGATAGCACGGGTTAGTGGAACAGTGACCACATGAGATTTATGCATGTTGGGAAATAAGAAAGTCTGTGCTAGATGCTCATCAATTGATTCACTGATCATCCAGCCTGAGTCTTGTCCATGTTTACTGATCATTTTGATAACAGACATGAAGTGCATATCAATTAGGTGGTTACATTTAAAGTGACACTTTTGGTTTCTCTTTCGGTTTGGGAACTGGGGAGCTGTGGACATGTCACAGAATGGCTCATCTTTTGCTTGCTTTACCTTTGCAGTGACAGACCTCCGCCAACAGATGGGCGGTCTTCAGAACCAGCTCCAGCAGGTCCAGTTGGAGCGGAACGCTCTGCAGAGCAGACTGAAGACTTCCCAGGCTGAAGTGGACTCCCTACAGCAGCTGAGACAGTGGTACCAGCAGCAGCTGGGTCTGGCTCAAGAGGCTCGGGTCAGGCTCCAAAGCGAAATGGCCAACATACAGGTCAGTGTAAACAGATGATAAAACCACTCCTGTCCTGCTCCTACTATACTGTAAATGTCAAAGTAACATGCTATTGGCTGATTTATTGGTGAAGGTTTGACGGTCAGGGGTGTTCAGCAGTAAGGcaaacatttaacaaaactgTGTTGGTTTTGACTTGAAACAAAACTGTTGAGGGCATTTTTCATGATAATGTGTGCACCTTGAAGTTACTAGTTCTGAACATTTTTGGTTCAAGTTACGTTTAAGTCAAGTTACGTTTATGTCACTCATCtacatatttgtatgtgtatgtatatatatatgtgtatgtgcgtgtgtatctgcaGGTTGGCCAGATGACACAGATTGGGGTTTTGGAGAACCTGAAGTTGGAGAACGTGTCGCTCTCTCACCAGCTGACAGAAACCAAACATCGTTCcatcaaagagaaagagcgcATCGCTGTTCAGCTTCAGAGCATTGAGGTGTCTCTCtaatcttctcttctccttgGTCTTCATCTTAGTTTGATCGGTTCTCTCTTCCCATCACACTTCTACAGCTTATCCTTTAGTCTTCTGATGAGTCCACCAGATAATGACCAAAATGAGGTCTTGAGTGTTTTGTGACCTAtgtctccttcctctctctctctctcttgatttcCCCAGGCCGACATGTTGACGCAGGAGGCCGCTATACAGCAGATTCAGGACGCGAAGACGATGGTGGAGGAAGATCTGCAGCACAAACTGGAGGAGTTCGAGGAGGAGCGGGACCATTTGCTCAAACTCGCCAACACGGCTGCTTCTCTGGAACGAGAGCTAGAGCAGGTATGGGCAGCCCATCCAGAGCTCTAGAATGCTCTAGAACTCCTCAACTCCTCTGAACGTTCTGAGCTGATGTACTCTTGTCGTTGCTTGATGGTCTCTGGGATTTCCGCAGGACTTgagttccattttttttttaaaccattacTTCATATTTCAGTCATTATAATGAAATGGACCAGACTTGCTCCTATTAAGGAAGCGGCGCTTTCTTAAGGCGTCGTGGATCAGACTCAAAGGCTAGGAAGCCTGAGCCCACTGACTGTCTATGTGGTCATGTGTCTCTGTAGGTGAAGCTGACCTTGTCCCAGAAGGACGCCCAGTTGGAGGCGTTCCAGCAGGAACACTTGGAGCTGATGAAGCAGCTGACCAGCACTCAGGAGACCCTACAGACCAAAGAGCAGGCTCTCAACCAGCTTGAGGCGCGTTACCTCGAACTGGAGGCCCAGCTGGCTGAGCTTCAGGCCGAGGGGACGGCCAAAGAGGAGACTCTCCAGTACCTGCAGAACGAGAAGATCGTCCTGGAGGTGGCGCTACAGGCGGCTCGGGCGGAGAAGAGCCAGCTGGACGAAGGGGCAGAGAGGCTCGGGGAGGATGTTCTGGTAGCTTCCGACACGCTCGACCAGCTGAAACAGGAAGTGCAGGTCCAAGCCACACAGGTGAGGACTGCAGTGTGACTATGAGAAGAATCAGCGGTGCTGTTTGCTGAAGATGGCAATGGCAGGGCTTGACATAAACTTTGTGGAGTTAGTAGCCGGTCAGAATTTTcgcagttttttttcctgctccaAATGGAACCGCATACATTGTAGtgtaaaaattcaaatgtaaaatttaaatgCGTCAAGAAAGCACTGAGCGTTAATTATTATACAtataatttctttctcttttcttgggACATATCAAATTCATTACTGTAAgaatagtgtttgtgtgtgtgtgtgtgtgtgtgtgtgtgtgtgtgtgtgtgtgtgtgtgtgtgtatgtgtacgtgctTGTGTAAAGAAAACAAGTCATTACTGTAACACGACGCATTCTTAACTCGTCAGTTTCGTAACGCCATCCGTCTGGGCCAAACAATAACGTTTTAGCTGGGCCGTACCCAAAGCCTCCTGCAACCAATCTTTTCCTCCTGcttttcctcttcatcctcctctttttcattcttgcGTGTATTCTGTTTTGCCACCGTTTGACCGTTGGACCATTTTTCATGACGTCAATATGTTGCAGTGCGTTGTGTAGGATTACAGTGAACTGAGGTGAAGATGATGTGCATGTGGAGCTGTTGTAATAGACTGcttaaatgtattattattattattattattattattattatgatctTATTACGTTATTACGCAGCACTGCCAAATCTTACCCACATTTGGTAGGTGAGCAGTTGCTAATTTCAAGCGCCCGACCGGATAGACGATCTTTGAGAATCTCATTCAACACTGGTACCGTACGTAGAGTAAAAAGCTAAGGGCAGCAGGTGTCTCCTCTTCATTTGGAAGACAGACATGTCTTATTTCGCTGTCATAACATGATGGCAAATGGACGTGTGGTCACACAGCTCTCTGATAAACCTGAGGGATTGTACCCTGCTTAGTGGAATGTTGATTGAGTGATGCCACGCTCAGGAAACAGACCCATAATCCTCCAATCACCACCCACTTAGCCTTTACACTCCTTGCAGGAGATTTGAACGTTTAACACTTTGTTTTATCCTATTACTgttggttattattattattatttatttatttatttatttattttttgaatggCTGTTGTTATTACCTTCTCAGTAAGTATGTGAACTGATTGTGtgaagtgatttttaaaaacaaaaaaaacaaaaacctttttaCCCCATCTTTTCTCTGCCAGATTGAATCTTTACAACAAGAGAATAACACTTTGAAGAAACAAGCTCAGAAACTTAAGGAACAGTTCATGCAGCAAAAggtacgtgtgtatatgtgtctgtgtatatatatatctgtgtatgtgtatatgtgtgtgtgtgtatatatatctgtgtatgtgtatatgtgtgtgtgtatatatatctgtgtatgtgtatatgtaggtgtatatatatctgtgtatgtgtatatgtgtgtgtgtatatatatctgtgtatgtgtatatgtaggtgtatatatatgtgtgtatgtgtatatgtaggtgtatatatatctgtgtatgtgtatatgtgtgtgtgtatatatatctgtgtatgtgtatatgtaggtgtatatatatctgtgtatgtgtatatgtgtgtgtatatatatctgtgtatgtgtatatgtaggtgtatatatatctgtgtatgtgtatatgtaggtgtatatatatctgtgtatgtgtatatgtaggtgtatatatatctgtgtatgtgtatatgtaggtgtatatatatctgtgtatgtgtatatgtaggtgtatatatatctgtgtatgtgtatatgtaggtgtatatatatctgtgtatgtgtatatatctgtgtatgtgtatatgtatgtgtatgtgcatccATTCTCAGAGCCCTCTGACTCCGCGCTCTCTACATGACCATCGCTTGTCTTGCTTTACCTGTACAGGTAATGGTTGAAGCCTACCGTCGAGACGCCAGCTCCAAAGACCAACTCATCAGCGAGCTCAAAGCTTCCAAGAAACGTCTGGTGTCTGAGGTGAAAGATCTCAAACAGGAGCTTCTGAagacggagggagagaagaaaagtgcAGAGCAGGAACAGGACAGACTCcagaaggaggtggagagagtcCAACATCAGATTCAGAACTTGGAGGCCCACCTGCAGTCTGTGCAGGCTGAGAGAGACCAGCTTGACTCTCAGATACAGGTTTGGCTGCCTTAACgctgcttgtctctctctctctcgctctctcgctctctctctctctctctctctctctctctctctctctctgtccatctctctccatttgtcttactctccctccctccttcagGTTGGATCTTGGTTGAAAACTGTATATGTTACTTGTAGAAAGTTTAGATCAGACACAGGGCAGTATCTAACGTTAGTGTTGTGAATAAATGTTATATAGTTTTGCCACTCTGTATGTCAGCTGTTTGTCTAGTGTCTGTAGTTTGTGCACTGCCAAATGACCTCTCTTATGGCTAACTGTTACAAATATGTTCATGAGTAAGTAGATTAATTCAAGGATTAAATGTGGTCCAAAtgtgtcctgctggttttctaatgacagaatgaaagaaaatttaAGGAGATTAGCttcttgaacatttttttttttggcatgaatATGTCTGCACTGCTAGCAGCTTTCTGATATAAAATGCAGTAGGACAATTGTTGCTAAAGTTCTTTTGTTGATGTTAATGGTTTCTGCATGAAtctcccagtctctccagtTTGACCAGAGCCAGCTCGCCGCTGCcacagaggagaatgagaaCTTGCGCAAACGGGTGGAGCAGATGCAAGAAGAAGCCAAGAAGTGAGTCACCACGGAGACAGAACCTTCCCGTTATGGCGACCGGAGTGGTTACCATAGTGATCGTTCTTGACTGTTCCATTATGTAATTGTTATTTAGAACCGTATGTGTAATTGACAGGACAAGTCATGAGAATTCCGCCcagatttttttaaacgaaTCCCTCATGCATTTTTCCTCAACCccttctgttttctccctgtctttctcttgtctttctctctctctttttcacttatcctttctgtctctctctcttttctttctttatctgtcaCTGTCCatctcttgtttctttctttgtttctttctttgtttctgtctgtctgtctctctctctttctctctctgtcagagcaaTCACGGATCAGAAAGTGAAGATGAAGAGGCTGGGATCAGATTTGACCAGTGCTCAGAAAGAGATGAAGGCCAAACACAAGGCCTATGAGAACGCTGTGGGGATCCTGAGCCGCCGGCTGCAGGAGGCCCtggctgagaaagagacagcagagGCAGAACTAGTCAAACTCAGAGCACAAGTCTCAGAGGGAGGCAACAACCAAGCTCTGCAGGTAGCATAGTCCACCAGCCGTACATGGCTGCAGTGGCCtcgtgacacccccccccccgcacacacacaaacacacacactgcagtgttgaGACCGAatatgataaaataataaattataaattttAAACTTGCCCAAGGGATTGGTCTGAAATTAGGGTGTGATTCTCCTGCTTTTCACTAGAGGGTGCTAGTAAGGTGCCATTGTCTTTAATGaggaaatatatttaaaaaaagcaattttGAAGATTGTGTGGTCTATGTCAGTGGTACTGCAGTGGACTGAAGACCCAAGACTCATGGAATAAGTTTAGGTTTTGTTAAGTATTTCGTTTAAAgtttgtttaagtgtgtgaGAAGAGCTGGTTTaacaggactctgtgtgtgtgtgtgtgtgtgtgtgtgtgtgtgtgtgtgtgtgtgtgtgtgtgtgtgtgtgtgtgtgcgcgtgtgtgtgtgtgtgtgcgcgtgtgtgtgtgtgtgtgcgcgtgtgtgtgtgtgtgtgcgcgtgtgtgtgtgtgcgcgtgtgtgtgtgtgtgcgtgtgtgtgtgtgtgtatgtgtgcatgtgtgtgtgtgtgtgtggcaggccAAAGTGGAGACCCTGCAGTCAGAGCTAGAGGCTGTGAATCGCAGCAAAGCCATGTTAGAGAAGGAGTTACAGGAGGTCATCTCTCTCACCAGCACCGAACTGGAGGAGTACCAGGAGAAGGTCCTGGAACTGGAGGACGAGGTACGCATCCAGGACGAAgctttgaaaataataataataataataataacacatcaCTGTGCTCTGACGTCAAAAGCACGTTGTAAGAGGAGGGCTTGATCCGTTCTGCCTGGCGTGTGGAGCCTTTGGCTGGAAACAATGGGAGTGTGTATTAGTCTGAGCTTTGGGCTTATTCTGAGCCTTGGCCTCCTATGCTCCCATTGTTCCCAGCTAAAAGGATACTGTTCGAAAACGTTTTTGAAACTCTGCTGTCCCAGCAAATGAAATGCACCACCCCTCCTTCCACTGTGGCCTTCCACTGTTTTAAAGATAAGAACCTGATGGGTGGAGATACCAAACATGGATGAATCTTCAAGTGCCAAACGTATTTGATTTAAAGCCATAGCGTAGTTAGATGTAAGACATTTATGTCCGTGGTCCTGAATGGgaaacgtatgtgtgtgtagcttcAGGAGTCCCGGTGTTTTAAGAAGAGGATTCGACGTCTGGAAGACGCCAACAAGAAGCTGGCTCTTGAGCTGGAGCACGAGAAAGGGAAGCTTGCAGGCCTGGGGAAGTCCCACAGCGCATTGCGGGAGCATGCCAATATCCTCGAAGCTGCGTTGGCCAAGAGGGAGGCAGATCTGGTCCAGCTGAATCTCCAGGTGCGGAGAGGAAAGCAGatgatttggggttttttttttgttgctttatcTTCTAAACCACTTATTTTCAATTGTTCAATTGCCTCCTGTTTCTCTTTAGCCCTGTTTAGCCCAGCGTAAGGTGATGAGCATAATTGCAACGTTTTGATGTAACTCTGAGATAATGGAATACggatacatgtgtgtgttgatctCTGCAGGTCCAAGCGGTTCTGAAGcgtaaagaggaggaggaccaGCAGATGAAGCACTTGGTTCAGACGTTACAGACGGCtctagagaaagagaaagccaaAGTCAAAGATCTGACAGAACAGGTAACGGCATGTTTTCCTCACACTTCCTGCCATTCAACCACTCTGCTGCAAAATCACTCTACATTACTGAAGCCCTCTACTGTAACTTTACCCTACATCACTGAATGCCTCTATTATAACTGTACTCTACATTACTCAACCCCTCTATTAGTACGTTACTCTACATTACTCAACCCCTCTATTATATTAGTGCTCTACATCATTACTCATACTTGTAGTACCCCAACTGCTACTGCTGAGAAAACTACTATCACCCTTACTGATACTATAATTGCTACATCCTTTAGTATTAttacagtggggttttttttgtattatgtaTCTTTTAATCCTCTGAATACTCTCCCTGCTCTTGTTACTAATGTTGCCTCTACTGTTACTATTGCTCGTAACACTAATGCTACAATATTACTCTCACTCCTGCTGGCACCTTTACTGCTGTTCATTGTTTCACTATGAGCACATCTGTTATTGATGCCATCAGTGATATTTAAACTGTTACCCTTACTCCACCATTGTTACTGTACTCCTGTGACCAGTACCGCCTGTACTCTCATCCCATTGGTCGGTTCTCCCGTGAGTGTGAGCAGAggctgatctctctctgtgggtctgTTTATCAGGTGGCAGAGGCCAAACTGGAGGCTGGTCATAACCGCAGACACTACAGGGCTGCCCTGCTGGAGCTGAGTGAGATTAAGAAGGACCTGCAGGCCAAGGAGGAGCTGGTCAAAGCCCTGCAGAGTGAGGCGCGGACGCTGGCGTAAGTCTGGGACCCCCTGCTTTCCTCACGCAAGCGTTTATCAAACCGGAttaagggaattttttttttttccagaacgtTCTCCTCTCCTGCTGGCTTGTTCTTATTGCGTGCGATGACTTGACACTACTCTcccttcttcttcctttctcttcttttcattctttctcttctttcttttcttttcctctctgcctttctgcCTCGTGCTCTTTGTCACatatttacactctctctctctctctctctctttctccctcagttcTCAGGATGAAAAACACTCTCAGGAGGTGTCGAGGTTTCAGGAGGAGCTCTCAGAGGCTCATGCCCAGCTCCAGATCCTGCAGAAACAGCTGGATGCAGAACTCAACAAACAACCTCTCACCAACCAGGAGGTGCAGTTTACCCCCTTCAGCCAAACAACCGCATATTCAGTTCAGCCAGGGACTGTCCCACTGCAGACTATATGCAGACACatgaaatgctttttgttttacttttatcACTGTTTTAAGTCCTGCTGTATGACTGCAGTATGGAGGTAGATGGTATATGCTATAGTGTGAAATATACTGTATTGTGGAGGTGTATGGAGTATACTTGAGTTTGGAGTGTTGATCCAGGTGAGGGGTTTGTAAGAGTGTACCTGTGCTGCAGGTGGAGGACCTGAAGTGGCAGGTGGAGCAGAAGCAGATGGAGCTGGAGACTCAGAAACAGCAGATGGAGATGGCGGAGCAGTGTAACCGCAGAGAGATGGACAGCCTCCTGGACACGCTGCAGGTCAGAGACACGCCCCCAGATCTGAGGCCCCACCCACATCCTCCCAGCGCCTCGGCCGCTGGCCTGAGCCTTATCTTAGGGACATGACATTTACTGATCACACCTCAGATTTCAGATTACAGATCTCCTGTTACGTTTTCTACAGCAGATTAGACGCTCCCATCCAGAGTGGATTTCTTCAGGTCGAGCCAGAAAGGTGTCGTAAAGACACGCTTTTTAATGGTTGCACTGGAACTGCATCTGAGCTTTTGTGTAAAGACCAGAACATTTATACAATTTAAATGTCCCTGCTTCTCAGTTAAAGACATGAGGACAGATTGGCTTGAGTTCAGGGTTTGGGGAGGTTTGTATGAGATTAGTTACAGACTCTATGCATTTTATGAGCACTGAGCTATAGGCTTATACAGGCCTGATGTGTTCTTTGTAAGCCGAgctgtaactgtgtttgtttgtttgtttgtttgtttgtttgtcgctCTGTGCAGAGGATTAAGGTGGAGCTGGAGATGGTGCAGGAGGAGCTGAACGGCACGCGGAAAGATAAGTTCATGCTACAGGCTAAAGTGGGAGAGCTGAGGAACAGCATGAAAACGGTCCTGCAGCAGAACCAGCAGCTTAAACTGGACCTCAAACAGAACCGGACCAGAAAGGTACCACCCTTTGTTTGACCTCGGGCCTTTTGGAACCTTCACAAATCTTGTATTTAGAttaaattttgtattttttttggtaaatgaaatgtttacgGATGTTGCTGTATCATACGAGGAATTGGAAGCCGTCCTACTGCTAGGCTACTGTGAATGCAGGCTTTTGCTCCAGCTGTGCTCACACACCCCTGATCCTGGGGTGTGTGTAAGAGTAGAATAAGACAGCCAGatcacacagaggaagagatttCCCACAATTATTCACCTTTGCTTTGACTTTGCCGTGACCTTGCCATACTGCCACCATTGAGAAAGTTGGTCACTCAGAAAATCTCTTGATGTTTTGACCGGAATCTCCAGATGTGTGTTGTGATGAAGTTTTCATTGTGGTAACATTCTGCTCCCCTTCTTTATGATTTGATTTGAACAGAGAATGGAGCTGAAAGGAGATTCAAACCCAGTCACACCAGTAAAGATCCCAGACTGCCCAGTACCGGCCTCTCTATTGGACGAGCTTCTGAAACCAGCAGCATCGGTCAACAAAGAACCACTGAACAACCTGCACAACTGCCTTCGTCAGCTGAAGTGTGTTTGGCCCCTCCcctcttcatcacacacacacacacacacacacacacacacatgcacatatgtcCAGTCTAATCAGCTTTGATCTTGTAAGTGAGCCCCTTGCAGTCATTGGAGGTGTGTTAGACTTAGACATGTGTTTGTGGCAACATGTGTGCAGCCAGTCACTGCATTTTTCTCAGAGAGTGCACTTTGGAGCGATAGCCAAGTGATGTAAAGTGTTCTTTTTACAGTGAGCAGTTTTTGGTTTGAACCTTGAACCCTGTGCTGTCAGTGTCTGATACTGAACAGTTTAcataagacaaatgaaaaatatacatacacagatagtAAAATCAAGGTGATAGTTTTATCTCCCTGAGTTAAAATGGAGTTTTTAGCATTAAACACACTATGCACGCATAAGGTTTCTTCTAGATAAACTCTCTGGCATCATCACTAGTCCAAAAGAGCAGCTTTCAGAAGTTTGTATGTTGAAACAgctgtatgtacagtatagacACACGCGGATGAAGTGAAACgtaatgtgtgtggtttgtgtacaGGGAAGAGATGGACAGCCTTCAGAAGCAAATGGAAgaacacactgttactgtgacatcATGGACCAATCCAGAGGAGGAGCTTGCCAGGCTCGGTGTCCATGACAACGGTTCCCGTCCAAAGGCCAATCAGGAtgacaatgacatcacaaagaaAGAGGCGGAGCCATTGTGATATCCGGGAGAGAGGATGAAGTGACTGTTACTGGGAGAACGTGCTTTTGTTCATATGGgcactttcttttaaaatcccttctttttaattctttttttt encodes:
- the golga3 gene encoding golgin subfamily A member 3 isoform X2 → MENGNEEPTPAPTHSAQLDVVSQAKNENDVSDGNAVDLKKPGGTGTLSIPNGHVKTGLEPNGDGVEEEGGEGVEKDSPPSGAPPPAPVPQSSSGPPVTPPTQEATAAVREPSTEMENEEKIRLEARRRLEEQLKQYRVQRHKERSHHRSTPKSRPSSTLDPELMLHPEALPRASAVAMTKEYSFLRTSVPRGPKLGSLGIPPAKERKSKSSRSSKIQTLADLKTAEAEGKTVEASVSVSADSSFGSVQSVMSSVSTVSELSVTTETDSLQESSLPIRDNVSEVDGSESGHRHDGNDSDSSSYSSVSATGTYNMLSAVVNRPKAPYTVEGREIAPEAVGQFPSLHEVLQAASEEQRMADMEQEQDGSIEPRSRRDSFSSSVSFGSSVLGTHDEMLQVLKEKMRLEGQLESLSSEANQALKEKTELQAQLAAVNAQLQAQAEQAQASQERQSALTTEVTSLRTNCAQLERAMVELQSNLESKNASLTSLGNDLQVSEEQYQRLMGKVEEMQQALLSKDSTVTDLRQQMGGLQNQLQQVQLERNALQSRLKTSQAEVDSLQQLRQWYQQQLGLAQEARVRLQSEMANIQVGQMTQIGVLENLKLENVSLSHQLTETKHRSIKEKERIAVQLQSIEADMLTQEAAIQQIQDAKTMVEEDLQHKLEEFEEERDHLLKLANTAASLERELEQVKLTLSQKDAQLEAFQQEHLELMKQLTSTQETLQTKEQALNQLEARYLELEAQLAELQAEGTAKEETLQYLQNEKIVLEVALQAARAEKSQLDEGAERLGEDVLVASDTLDQLKQEVQVQATQIESLQQENNTLKKQAQKLKEQFMQQKVMVEAYRRDASSKDQLISELKASKKRLVSEVKDLKQELLKTEGEKKSAEQEQDRLQKEVERVQHQIQNLEAHLQSVQAERDQLDSQIQSLQFDQSQLAAATEENENLRKRVEQMQEEAKKAITDQKVKMKRLGSDLTSAQKEMKAKHKAYENAVGILSRRLQEALAEKETAEAELVKLRAQVSEGGNNQALQAKVETLQSELEAVNRSKAMLEKELQEVISLTSTELEEYQEKVLELEDELQESRCFKKRIRRLEDANKKLALELEHEKGKLAGLGKSHSALREHANILEAALAKREADLVQLNLQVQAVLKRKEEEDQQMKHLVQTLQTALEKEKAKVKDLTEQVAEAKLEAGHNRRHYRAALLELSEIKKDLQAKEELVKALQSEARTLASQDEKHSQEVSRFQEELSEAHAQLQILQKQLDAELNKQPLTNQEVEDLKWQVEQKQMELETQKQQMEMAEQCNRREMDSLLDTLQRIKVELEMVQEELNGTRKDKFMLQAKVGELRNSMKTVLQQNQQLKLDLKQNRTRKRMELKGDSNPVTPVKIPDCPVPASLLDELLKPAASVNKEPLNNLHNCLRQLKEEMDSLQKQMEEHTVTVTSWTNPEEELARLGVHDNGSRPKANQDDNDITKKEAEPL